From one Caldichromatium japonicum genomic stretch:
- a CDS encoding NUDIX hydrolase, with amino-acid sequence MGENSLGNPEFVSELVAQFAGEIQAICKRGETGELDIPDVEREMQEASRRMSAIFTGKTKGYRVTTWNTARLGGLESKARVFLASLKVNYGNDFWFDNSDPVAGLFFALAHQVVSAYLAARNGATEHHLPDAMQYVICMLMGYPDPPVESEPLQKSQVHGYTKRDGTYVKPYATNVVAKPKPAPGGGVKGHTAPPKPKPIPKAIHPKPNDVGEPVGLYEPHVETDAAHWGQPDKIATFIPRGLGGDCPYKLYGGNAVEGQKPDLKEPPLPEVAKGKHLSVGVVVEESDGRVWTISPSNRFGGYDNTFPKGTLEDGINPQASAIKEAFEKSGLKVEITGFLADVERGTSTTRYYRAKRVGGDPTDMGWESQAVHLVPRERLAAHLQSKYDQPLIAALTNNNEKS; translated from the coding sequence TTGGGCGAAAACTCACTCGGAAACCCGGAGTTCGTTTCCGAGTTGGTAGCTCAGTTCGCGGGCGAGATCCAGGCGATCTGCAAGCGCGGCGAAACAGGCGAGCTGGACATTCCGGACGTCGAGCGCGAGATGCAGGAAGCCAGCCGGCGCATGTCGGCGATCTTCACCGGCAAGACCAAGGGGTATCGCGTTACCACTTGGAACACGGCCAGGCTCGGCGGCCTGGAGTCTAAGGCGCGCGTGTTCCTGGCGTCGCTGAAGGTCAACTACGGGAACGACTTCTGGTTCGACAACAGCGATCCGGTGGCCGGGCTGTTTTTCGCCCTGGCGCATCAGGTCGTCAGCGCCTACCTGGCGGCGCGTAATGGCGCGACCGAGCACCACTTACCCGATGCCATGCAGTATGTCATCTGCATGCTGATGGGGTATCCGGATCCGCCGGTCGAGTCCGAGCCGCTGCAAAAATCCCAAGTCCATGGCTACACCAAGCGCGACGGCACCTATGTCAAGCCGTACGCGACTAATGTGGTGGCCAAGCCAAAGCCGGCGCCTGGCGGGGGCGTCAAAGGCCACACAGCGCCCCCCAAGCCAAAGCCGATCCCCAAGGCGATCCATCCCAAGCCCAACGACGTCGGCGAGCCTGTTGGCCTGTACGAGCCGCACGTCGAGACCGATGCGGCGCACTGGGGTCAGCCGGACAAGATCGCGACCTTCATCCCGCGCGGTCTGGGCGGGGACTGCCCGTACAAGCTCTATGGCGGGAACGCGGTCGAAGGCCAGAAGCCCGATCTCAAGGAGCCGCCGTTGCCCGAGGTTGCCAAGGGCAAGCATCTGTCCGTTGGCGTGGTGGTCGAGGAGTCCGACGGGCGAGTCTGGACGATCTCGCCATCCAATCGGTTTGGCGGATACGACAACACGTTCCCCAAGGGTACGCTTGAGGATGGCATCAATCCGCAAGCCTCGGCGATCAAGGAGGCGTTTGAAAAGTCTGGACTCAAGGTCGAGATCACCGGATTTCTGGCTGACGTCGAGCGCGGCACATCGACGACACGCTACTACCGGGCCAAGCGCGTCGGCGGCGATCCGACCGACATGGGCTGGGAGTCCCAGGCGGTGCATCTTGTCCCGCGCGAACGGCTGGCCGCGCACCTTCAGAGCAAGTATGACCAGCCGCTGATTGCAGCGCTGACCAACAACAACGAGAAGAGTTGA
- a CDS encoding phage terminase large subunit: MSTPAIRRAQHIAILQARAEQELRRRARARARGDNLGIQLPPWASEFQRPARYKVAWGGRGSAKSHTFARMLLMHAAERPMRILCARELQISIKDSVHRKIFGDGPAVMRAIRK; this comes from the coding sequence ATGAGCACGCCCGCCATCCGCCGCGCCCAGCATATCGCCATCCTCCAAGCTCGCGCCGAGCAGGAGCTGCGCCGCCGTGCTCGCGCCCGTGCGCGCGGTGATAATCTAGGCATTCAGCTTCCGCCCTGGGCCAGCGAGTTCCAGCGTCCGGCGCGCTACAAAGTCGCCTGGGGCGGCCGCGGATCGGCGAAATCTCACACTTTTGCTCGAATGCTGCTGATGCACGCCGCCGAGCGCCCAATGCGCATCCTGTGCGCGCGCGAGCTACAGATCAGTATCAAAGACTCAGTGCACCGGAAGATCTTTGGTGATGGGCCCGCCGTGATGCGGGCGATCCGCAAGTAG
- a CDS encoding YhjD/YihY/BrkB family envelope integrity protein, with product MPIKPPKPMPAIHAKIKERLWGADPAQLAPTLRWALYLGRLVYALARDLSDSQLGLYAMSLVYTTLLSLVPLLAVSFSVLKGFGVHSQLEPLLANALAPLGESGAEITRQLVGFVDRMQVGVLGALGLGMLFYTVLSLIQKIEQAFNYVWRVDQERALAQRVIEYLSVLTIGPVLFFSAIGVSASLGGNPLIRSFMDSEAIDWMLRATGILAPYLMISATFAFVYRFVPNTEVRLQSALLGGVVAGLLWETIGGLFGQFMAGSTQYTAIYSSLAILILFMLWVYIGWLILLFGSSLAFYHQHPELLETPEREPSLSPREREWLALRLAAWIARAYLDGAPPPHCEALARLIRQSAQAIRPTMDLLEQGGYVVRTAASPAGYVLRRPPEAISILEIVEQARRCGEGQWGNRRLDPPISDLMACIDTALASCLEGMTLRMLAERLAENRSGQIADQDDSQHDRA from the coding sequence ATGCCCATCAAGCCGCCAAAACCCATGCCCGCAATCCATGCCAAGATCAAAGAACGCCTGTGGGGGGCCGATCCCGCCCAACTCGCCCCCACTCTGCGTTGGGCCCTCTATCTTGGACGTTTAGTGTATGCCCTGGCGCGCGACCTGAGCGATAGCCAGCTTGGCCTCTATGCGATGAGTCTGGTCTATACCACCCTGTTGTCCCTGGTGCCGCTCTTGGCCGTGAGCTTTTCAGTGCTCAAGGGGTTTGGGGTGCACAGCCAGCTTGAGCCCTTACTTGCCAATGCCTTGGCCCCCCTAGGGGAATCAGGCGCCGAAATCACCCGCCAGCTCGTGGGTTTTGTCGATCGGATGCAGGTAGGGGTGCTCGGGGCGCTGGGCTTGGGGATGCTGTTTTATACGGTGCTGTCCTTGATACAGAAGATCGAGCAAGCGTTCAACTATGTCTGGCGGGTGGATCAGGAACGCGCCCTGGCCCAGCGGGTGATCGAATATCTGAGCGTGCTCACTATCGGGCCCGTGCTGTTCTTTTCGGCCATTGGGGTCTCGGCCTCACTGGGCGGCAATCCCTTGATTCGCTCGTTCATGGATTCGGAGGCGATCGATTGGATGCTGCGGGCAACGGGCATCCTGGCGCCCTATCTCATGATCTCGGCGACCTTTGCCTTTGTCTATCGCTTCGTACCCAATACCGAGGTGCGGCTGCAATCGGCATTGCTGGGGGGGGTCGTCGCGGGTCTGCTGTGGGAGACGATCGGCGGGCTTTTCGGTCAGTTCATGGCCGGCTCGACCCAATACACTGCCATCTATTCTAGCCTGGCGATCCTCATCCTGTTCATGCTGTGGGTCTATATCGGCTGGCTGATCCTGCTCTTCGGCAGCAGCCTCGCTTTTTACCATCAGCATCCCGAGCTACTGGAGACGCCGGAGCGTGAGCCGAGCTTAAGCCCCCGCGAACGCGAATGGCTAGCCTTGCGGCTGGCCGCCTGGATCGCCCGCGCCTATCTCGACGGTGCACCGCCACCGCACTGTGAAGCCCTGGCCCGGCTGATACGTCAGTCAGCGCAGGCGATTCGTCCGACCATGGATCTACTCGAACAGGGCGGCTATGTGGTACGCACGGCCGCGAGCCCTGCCGGCTATGTGCTCAGACGCCCGCCCGAGGCCATCTCCATACTGGAGATTGTCGAGCAGGCGCGGCGTTGCGGCGAGGGGCAGTGGGGGAATAGACGACTCGACCCGCCGATCAGCGACCTCATGGCCTGTATCGACACCGCCTTGGCGTCCTGTCTGGAGGGGATGACCCTGCGGATGCTCGCCGAGCGCCTGGCCGAAAACCGCTCAGGCCAGATTGCCGATCAGGACGATAGTCAGCACGATCGCGCATAG